One region of Anaeromyxobacter paludicola genomic DNA includes:
- a CDS encoding polyhydroxyalkanoic acid system family protein: MAHEIKRSYPGKNADEIYEKVHQVMNRMADKLAMKYQTDPAGKSGSVDKMGVKGAYTVKDGEVTVKLDFPMIFPMKKQVTQNIEEKLDGLFA, translated from the coding sequence ATGGCCCACGAGATCAAGCGCAGCTACCCCGGCAAGAACGCCGACGAGATCTACGAGAAGGTCCACCAGGTCATGAACCGCATGGCCGACAAGCTCGCCATGAAGTACCAGACCGATCCCGCCGGAAAGTCCGGCTCGGTGGACAAGATGGGCGTGAAGGGCGCCTACACCGTGAAGGACGGCGAGGTCACGGTGAAGCTCGACTTCCCGATGATCTTCCCGATGAAGAAGCAGGTGACGCAGAACATCGAGGAGAAGCTGGACGG
- the queC gene encoding 7-cyano-7-deazaguanine synthase QueC, with the protein MSRRKVREERKPRAVVLLSGGLDSTTCLAVAVRDGFEPHALSVDYGQRHKEELRRARRLAAALGAADHKVVKVDLSAFGGSALTDGKLRVPKGRREQEMAKEIPITYVPARNTVMLALALAHAETLGAQDVYVGVNAIDYSGYPDCRPEFIRAFEKLAGLATKAGVEGAKLRIHAPLQKLGKAEIVKLGTSLGVPYALTLSCYDPVRGKACGRCDACTLRRKGFEAAGVPDPTVYV; encoded by the coding sequence GTTCGGGAGGAGCGGAAGCCCCGCGCGGTGGTGCTGCTGTCGGGCGGCCTGGACTCGACCACCTGCCTCGCGGTCGCGGTGCGCGACGGCTTCGAGCCGCACGCGCTCTCGGTGGACTACGGCCAGCGCCACAAGGAGGAGCTGCGGCGGGCCCGCCGGCTCGCCGCCGCGCTCGGCGCCGCCGACCACAAGGTGGTGAAGGTGGACCTGTCCGCCTTCGGCGGCTCGGCGCTCACCGACGGGAAGCTCCGGGTGCCGAAGGGGCGGCGCGAGCAGGAGATGGCGAAGGAGATCCCCATCACCTACGTGCCGGCCCGCAACACGGTGATGCTGGCCCTCGCCCTCGCCCACGCCGAGACCCTCGGCGCGCAGGACGTGTACGTGGGCGTGAACGCCATCGACTACTCCGGCTACCCCGACTGCCGGCCCGAGTTCATCCGGGCCTTCGAGAAGCTGGCCGGCCTCGCCACCAAGGCGGGCGTGGAGGGGGCGAAGCTCCGGATCCACGCCCCCCTGCAGAAGCTCGGCAAGGCGGAGATCGTGAAGCTCGGGACGTCGCTCGGCGTGCCCTACGCGCTCACCCTCTCCTGCTACGATCCGGTCCGCGGCAAGGCCTGCGGCCGCTGCGACGCCTGCACGCTCCGGCGCAAGGGCTTCGAGGCCGCCGGCGTGCCCGATCCCACCGTCTACGTCTGA